The Pirellulales bacterium genome includes a region encoding these proteins:
- the ppk1 gene encoding polyphosphate kinase 1, producing the protein MSDQSFLSEHFINRELSWLEFNARVLEEAEDETNPLFERVKFLSIFSSNLDEFFMIRVAGLREQAFGDLAPQDYSPDGLRPLSQLQRIAIRTQELVAAQYRCWNESVRPALAEQGFRLLKHEELNDEQRAVVDRFFAERAFPILTPMAVDPAHPSPRYHNRSLYLAAILDRRTGLGPAHLFAVVQLPQVLPRLVPLGQGDDLQFILLEDAITARLPDLFGGFDVLSSTTFRITRDSDVELLEQESDDMLRLIEKRLRERQRGQAVRLEVAADVSEALIRMIVEPEEIKEGDGTADSYSELYRIPGPLDLTAMTELIKVPGREHLRDVPFTPRPPRGRRGNEDLFASIRRQDMLVHHPFDSFEPVVEFVSRAAVDPNVLAIKQTLYRTSGDSPVTRALIAAAENGKHVTALVELKARFDEANNVSWARQLERAGVHVVFGFLDLKTHCKLSLVVRQEGNVVRRYVHLGTGNYNPATAVLYTDLGLFTADEDIAADASALFNLLTGYSQGHHWRKLVVAPGDLHRRTIELIDEQTRRAQAGRPSRIFAKLNALVDYRVIEAMYRASQAGVPIDLVVRGICCLRPGMPGISENIRVRSIVDRFLEHSRVYVFSPDEEAQIFLASADWMPRNFYRRVEVMFPIEAPKARERILEEIIPAYLRDNVKARILCADGSHYRAERAPDAPRHRCQEELLYGRVGGAPLVAEPHVNSHAEPHVENGHPKSGEGMVRH; encoded by the coding sequence GTGAGCGATCAATCATTCCTGTCCGAGCATTTCATCAACCGCGAATTGAGCTGGCTGGAGTTCAACGCGCGCGTGCTGGAAGAGGCCGAGGACGAGACGAATCCGCTCTTCGAGCGCGTCAAGTTTCTGTCGATCTTCAGCTCGAACCTCGACGAGTTCTTCATGATCCGCGTGGCGGGTCTGCGCGAACAGGCGTTCGGCGATCTGGCTCCGCAAGATTATTCGCCCGACGGGCTGCGGCCTCTTTCGCAATTGCAGCGGATTGCGATCCGCACGCAGGAGCTGGTCGCGGCGCAATATCGCTGCTGGAACGAATCGGTGCGGCCCGCGCTGGCCGAGCAGGGCTTTCGCTTGCTCAAGCATGAGGAACTGAACGACGAGCAGCGCGCGGTGGTCGACCGGTTCTTCGCCGAACGGGCCTTTCCGATTCTCACGCCGATGGCCGTCGACCCGGCCCACCCCAGCCCCCGCTACCACAATCGGTCGTTGTATCTGGCGGCGATCCTCGATCGGCGCACGGGGCTAGGCCCGGCGCACTTGTTCGCCGTCGTGCAATTGCCGCAAGTTTTGCCGCGGCTGGTGCCGCTGGGGCAGGGGGACGACCTGCAATTCATTCTGCTCGAAGATGCAATCACGGCGCGGCTGCCGGATTTGTTCGGCGGCTTCGACGTGCTGTCGAGCACGACGTTCCGCATCACGCGTGACAGCGACGTGGAGCTGCTCGAGCAGGAGTCGGACGACATGCTCCGGCTGATCGAGAAGCGCTTGCGCGAACGGCAACGCGGCCAGGCGGTGCGGCTGGAAGTGGCGGCGGACGTGAGCGAAGCGTTGATTCGCATGATCGTCGAGCCCGAGGAGATCAAAGAGGGGGATGGCACGGCCGACTCGTACAGCGAGCTGTACCGCATTCCGGGGCCTTTGGATCTGACGGCGATGACCGAATTGATCAAGGTGCCGGGGCGCGAGCACTTGCGCGACGTGCCTTTTACGCCGCGCCCGCCGCGCGGCCGCCGTGGCAACGAGGATCTTTTCGCGTCGATCCGCCGGCAGGATATGCTGGTCCACCATCCGTTCGATTCGTTCGAGCCGGTCGTGGAATTCGTCAGCCGTGCCGCGGTCGATCCGAACGTGCTGGCCATCAAGCAGACGCTTTATCGCACGAGCGGCGATTCGCCCGTCACGCGGGCCCTCATCGCGGCGGCCGAGAACGGCAAGCACGTCACGGCGCTCGTCGAGCTGAAAGCTCGCTTCGACGAAGCCAACAACGTCAGTTGGGCGCGGCAGCTCGAACGGGCCGGCGTCCACGTCGTGTTCGGCTTCCTCGACCTGAAGACGCATTGCAAACTGTCGCTGGTCGTACGGCAGGAAGGGAACGTCGTCCGCCGCTACGTCCACCTGGGCACCGGCAATTACAACCCGGCCACGGCCGTGCTCTATACCGACCTGGGGCTGTTCACGGCCGACGAGGATATCGCGGCCGACGCCTCGGCCCTGTTCAACTTGCTTACCGGCTACTCGCAGGGGCACCATTGGCGCAAGCTGGTGGTCGCCCCCGGCGACTTGCACCGGCGGACGATCGAGCTGATCGATGAGCAGACGCGGAGGGCTCAGGCTGGTCGACCGTCGCGAATCTTTGCGAAGCTTAATGCCTTGGTCGATTATCGCGTGATCGAGGCGATGTACCGCGCCAGCCAGGCCGGGGTTCCCATCGACCTGGTCGTGCGCGGCATCTGCTGCCTGAGACCGGGCATGCCCGGCATTTCGGAAAATATCCGCGTGCGGAGCATCGTCGACCGGTTCCTGGAACACAGCCGGGTGTATGTCTTCAGCCCGGATGAAGAAGCCCAAATCTTTCTGGCCAGCGCCGACTGGATGCCGCGGAACTTCTATCGCCGCGTGGAAGTGATGTTCCCGATCGAGGCTCCCAAGGCGCGGGAGCGCATTCTTGAAGAGATCATTCCCGCCTATTTGCGCGATAACGTCAAAGCGAGAATCCTGTGCGCCGATGGCTCACATTATCGCGCCGAGCGCGCGCCCGACGCGCCGCGGCACCGTTGCCAGGAGGAGCTGCTGTACGGCCGGGTGGGCGGGGCGCCGCTGGTGGCCGAACCGCACGTCAATTCACACGCCGAGCCGCACGTCGAGAACGGCCATCCCAAGTCCGGCGAAGGCATGGTACGACATTAA